AAGTTAATAGGTTAATGAATAGGTTAAAGGTGAAGTGCTGGTTAGTTGCAGTGGTTGAAAACAACACAGACCCTTGGTTCAAGTTGTCTTAGCCAGCTAGCTTTTTTTGATTCTTTTACTGACAGTTAGGAGACATGGAAATGTGGAAAGAGAGCTAGGGTATGACAAGGCTGACACCTCATGGTGATTTCAAGCATTGCCCTGCATCTTTCTCCTTTCACGGGTCTTAAATTGCAGCCTAGTTAATCTGACATTGAAATAGTGCATGTTAGAGAGGATCAAGCGCGCCGGGGAGGGTTGTGGAAGCTGAAATCGAACCAATACAAAAGCTCTTGACATTGTGGAAAGACTGCACGCCGCAGACATAACACACAGATTTTGGCCGCTTTCAAACAGAAGAAGACGGCGACAGCTAACTCTGAGACCCCTTATTCCCACATAAAAAACACCACCTTTGCAGCCCCACAAGGCACTGTGTATCATGTAATAAAGGACCTGTATGAGCTCTTTAAAGACTCACACATGGAGCTTTTCTCCTTAATTCACATCATATTCCACAGGAGGGCGCCAACGTTGAGGGTAAACACTGAATAAGCTGGGGCAGGATAACACTTCTTACATTTCCAGTGTACCTTTTTCCTGCttaattgtttaatgtaaataaatgtaaataaaattcaAATGTGTTTCATCAGGTCTTGCATTATAGCTCAGTTGGACTGAACCTTTAGGGTGAGAGGTCGTATATACGAGATTATAAAACACTGACCTCTCTTTAACACCGGAAGTGCTGGGATTTAAAAATGGCAGCCTCGGTTCGCGGAAGTAGCATGCCTGTGGCTCATTTATACGGTTTTATGCGGGTATCGACATTGATTTGGCGTCTGTGGTTTAACTATGCCTTTTAGGATTACACCCTTTAATGGGATTACATATCGGCGCTGTGAGACAGGTCCCTGGGTAGACAGTGTCCAGCGGCGCCGTTCACATGCGCTAACTACACCACACACACGTGATCCGGACAGAGGCCAGCATAAGGACTGCGGGTAAGAGATGacgtcaataataataataataataataacatcaatTACATGCTATAGATATTTCTAGCTGCGTCTTTTTCAACTAACAATAAACTACATTGAAAACGTGATTGTTCTATAACGCGGTCTAGCCCATAGCATAGCAATCGCCAGCAGAGAAGGACTATAAAACACACTTGTCATTATAATATTTAGTGATTTTTCTATTTCGTTTATGAATTATTCAAGCTATACGAGAACGTAAGCAGAGTTAATGTAACTACTTTGTATATGCAGTAATAATATGATTTAGGTTAAAAGGTTTAACCTAACTGCATGGACATCCACTTATgcaaaaaagtacaaaaatagaAACGCAATGgaaagtgttggtcccatgtttcatgagctgaaatgaaagatcccagacATTTGTCATACACACAGAAAGCTTATTTCTCTCTCAATGTTTTTGCACGAATGTGTTCACATCCCTGTtcgtgagcatttctccttcaccaagataatccatccacctggcAGCTGTGGCAGATCAAGAAGtggattaaacagcatgatcattgcacaggtgcaccttgacacaacacaatgccacagatgtcaaGGGTCAAGTGTCCAGGGAGCGTGTGATtgcctgctgactgcaggaatgtccaccagagctgttgccagagaacTGAATGTTCAATGTAGTTTTTTGGCAGGACATCCAACAGACCTCACAATGTGTAACCACGCCAGCCCAGGAGTCCACATCCGGCTTCTTCACCTGTCGGATCATCTGAGACCAGCCACCCGGACAGCACAAGCGAAGGCATTCTGCACAAACGGTCAGAAGGCGTCTCGGTGAAGCTCATCTGCAGCTCGCCGTCCTCACCAGTGTCTGGACccaactgcagctctggtgacattcctgcagtcagcaggtCAATCccacactccctcaaaacttgagatcCATAGATAAGGGTCTAaatgaatttattttaattgacagatttccttatatgaactgtaactcagtaaattatttgaaattgttgcgtttatatttttgttcagtgtattaTAGTGACAACATCTTAATGCTCTCTATGGTCAACCTGTAACAATATGTTGGAGGAGCCAAGGGGATCTAGTCTAATGTTATTTGACAGGCACATTTTTATATTGAATCGTATGGTTTAGGTTTTCTTAATGCATAGGCTATATGTCCAAATATGCATTTATAAAGCATGAGtctgatttatatttattatcgCAGCTTTAATCAATAGAACAGATATGCACAGGTCACTCTCAACTTGCAAGTAGTGAATTAAAAATTGTACCTGATCTACAGTTAATTTCTTGAGAAAATCCAACCAGCTCCAAAACGTAGTAGAAAAGATCAGTGTAGTTAAACTAGCAATAATATTTAAAGCATATTAGGGGTCTGGTATGCAATAGCTGTTCACATTGAATACGTTTTAGGGTGTTTCTATATTCATTTCAGCTTCGTGCAAatacgttttttttcttttcaacaaagggaaaaacaaaatgatggcCAGTGGAAGCAGCGATGGCATGTCAAATACAAATGGAACCCTCTACAGAATTTCAGCAGAGGACATACAAGTGGTGAAAATCAAAGAAGAGCAAGATGAGGTGGACGTGGAAAACAGTTCAGAGAAAACTCTCTATCTTTGCACAGACTGTGGTAAGAGCTTCAGCACAATAGGTCAGCTGGAGTCTCATCAAGTGCTGCACAGCGATGAGAAGATCCCCTCAGAGACTTCTGATCGTGAGGAATCAAACTCCCAGAAAGCCACACCAGAGAAGAACAACAGGACTCGATCGCCGTTCATATGCACCGAGTGTGGCAAAAGCTTCTGTAAGGAATGGTACCTCAAAGAACACCAGCGGATCCACTCTGGGGATCCCACGCACCGCTGCACGGAGTGTGACAAGATTTTCCTCCAGGCGGGAGACCTGCGGAAACACCAACGAACTCACACGGGAGAGACGCCGTACAGCTGCACCCACTGCGACAAGAGCTTCTCTCAGTCGGGGGGGCTTAAAAAGCATCTGAGgactcacacaggagagacgCCCTACGGCTGCGAACAGTGCGGGAAGCGATTCAGCCAGTCGGAGCACCTGAAGAAGCACCTGCGCATTCACACGGGCGAGACCCCCTATCACTGCGAGGTGTGCGGGAAGAGCTTCAGGACTGGCGATGCATACAAGATCCACCAGCGCGTCCACACTGGAGAGAACCCGTACCAGTGCAACGAGTGTCACAAGAAATTCAGACACTTGGGGCGCCTCAAATCACACCAGAAAGTTCACACCCGAGAGACTCCTTatcactgcactgtgtgtgggaagagttttaCTCTGTCCGAGACACTTAAAATACACATGAGAATCCACACGGGGGAGAGACCGTATACCTGCCAAGAGTGCAGTAAGGCTTTCACCCAGTTGGCACACCTAAAATCACACTTGAAAGTGCACAATAAGAAATCTTAAATGTATTCTgaatatatgtttgtatgtataagcTGCGTTGAAAAGTTTTCTATAAATGTACGCATTGTATAAGAAAAAAGTCCTTAACACTTACCAAGTTCAGCTGTGTTGTGTATGATTTCCACAGTCCACTTCTAATGATCAGGCACTGACGAGGTCAATCAGACTTCCACAGTTACTTTAGCAGTTTATGAGCATTCATGCTGGagaaacattatacagttgTTTACAGTAAGATAGGGGTGTCAGTCAAAAATAaagcagcaaacaaacaaaaaatcaggGTAATACATGCTTGAGGGGAggtttacacttttacaacaattTAGAACAATGTAATTGCGTTTTGCTCATATTTGGATCAATATCATTCAACATTCCTGCTGATATTAATGTCTACTGTATTTTTCTGCCACTTAAGGGTTCATATAAACatcaatataatattaaatacctTTATGTAGTTGTCAGGATCTCAATAATTACGtacaataacattttttttttttttttttattagatttgcatttttgggggggaaattGAAATGATTAATGAATGTAAACACAGGCCAGTCATTTGGGAGGCTGCAGACATTTGCTCTTCTTGAAAGTACCCGATATATCATAGGACTTGACCTTGACCTCAAGATCCGGACAAGTAATCAAAGGTATTAAATATTCTAGTGATAGGCTTATATGAACCCTTTTAACTTGCCCTGCGTTTCTCTAAATTAGGATTCACTGTCTTGACCTGTGTCCTACAGATGACTAATAAGGGTGACCAGAAGTACACACAAACGTTTTTATTAATGGGTAATAATCTCTAGAAAAATAGTTTTGACCCCTATGAGACCTACCTTGTCGCCGTATCAACCACATCTTTTGAGGTCCTGCAGCGAGCAAAATGGGATGACTAGATCCTGGTGGGGGTTTTTTTTGGGCTCGGCATTCCTACTGTAAAACAAATGGAGTGCTGGACAGTATGCAGTTAATAAAGGAAAATGCAAGCAGCAAAACATTTGATTGTATTGAGTGGGAACTGGATGTATTCATGTCTGGTGGTTGGAAGCATTGAGTAATAAAGGGATGGTCATCTTATATTAATGTTTAGATCTGGTACATATGGAATCTTAATCAACAAGAAGAAAAGGACTGGATACATAACATTCAATTTCATGTTACGGTCCTCGatctgtattgcactttttgtCCTATCTGTAGGTGTCCCATATGAGGCAGACATGATCAGGTGTGTTTTCCTTCCTCAATTGTTAGCACACACAAATCTCTGTCTTTGGGAAATGTTGAAgatgctggtttttgtttcccTCACACCATATGAGGAAGTGAAGAATACACATAAAAACAACAGGTTTGTATATGGGTAGCGAAGTTAGTGTGAGCTAACATTCAGATGAATAAACGGGTGATGTAGTTGAATTCAATAGCCGCCGAGAGAATGGGCTCCACTGCCGCCCTTTCACTCTCCCATAGAAAAACTATCCTGTATAATTAAACATTACGAGACTGCAATTATAAACTGAGTTTGAAGATGTACTCACGCCTGTCACTGGAGACCACCTCTGTTAAACTTCATATGCCTCTCCCCCTGCTTCTATTAGCGAATTGTACCGGTGCATGCTGGGACGTGTAGTTTGTTACCAATTTATACGCAAACATAATGCAAATTCAGCCGGACACAATCGGGCTATTTTTGGGTAAAGCCAACGGAACATCTCTCCGTGCTTAGTCCTGTCGTGGTTCCCATCCCTCCTCGCACATCTGGGCCGGATCACCACTGGTTTCACACAAAAATGCTGCTCCGCTGCATTTCCTCTGACACCGGAAGTAGTCTCTTGAAACAAATGGTGTTATTATTACCTTGAGTGGTCCGAGAGTCAAAGCCTGCAGgtatgtatattgatttattgttccgttacattgtgtgttttgagaAAGCTACACATGTGCCGTTGGAAATACCGTATTGTTTAGTAGGAGTGCATCCACATGATTGTATCCCTCTATAATGTATGAATACAGCAGACAAGACAAGCCGGACTGCCTGCACTGTGGGTCTCTGTTGAAGTGCAGCGCAATTCAGTTCCATCAACCTGGAGTCGTGGCACAGTGTTGAGCGGTATAACGGCGTTTCATTTGTCgatagtaaataaatacataaaagctAGATTTTAGTTAGGAAAACACCTTGATCCCTTTATAGAGAGCAGGCAGCCTTTAGTTTGAAACTGATGAAAGCGGACGCACGGTGAATGCCCTGCGAAATGACCGGACAGCCGCACCTGTGCTGTACATGCGATCACATGATTACAGTTGtagctaaatatatatattttttattagtatGGAGGGGATTGCAGTAAAACTTCTCCTTTGTGCGGCAGAGTATAAGCAAATAACTGTCCTGAGACCAGGGGGGAAACGGTTAAGTTTCAACTGAGCCCGttatttggtgtgtgtgtgtgacttcaCTGGGGACGGCATGTATAGATACTGAAACCTTTGACCTAAAAAGCCTGTAAAAGGGCTTCACTGTTAGTCATCAGGAATGCAGTCTGCAGACGCAAGCCAACACTTAATGAGCTTTATCTTTATCTTTATCTTTATCTTTAACGTTGGCTTACCTGTGATTGAAATAAGATGACACGCATCCACAGTGACCGAATTACTTCTCCATCAGCATGGTGCACAAACCCTGTGCTTGGCAAACCAGTCCGTTAAGGAAATAGGGGGTTCTTTGTTGAGTTTGATCAAATTAAGATTTAATTGTACTGGGAAGGGATTAATTGTAATTTGCTTAATAACGAATATGAATTAAGATTATGGTCTGTTAAACTAAGCCTTTTACTTTCATTCTGTGTAATGAAATTCTAGACTGGTCAGCGTTGCAGTCATTTCCAGAGAGAATTGtaattgtttcattttaatttaatgcagTTAAACTCCAGATTTTCATACACATAACTTGCACCATATTGCTTGAAATAGGCTGGTTTCATAGACCAAGATCTGCACTAACCTtggaaatttttttttttttttgtattttttagatATTAGATGTAACAGTATTGTGGGTGTATCTAGATAAGATGATTTGTGTCCTAAATGTTTGGGTCTCAAATGTACACTATAacagatatacaccgatcagccataacattatgaccacctgcctaatattgtgtaggtcccccttctgccatcaaaacagccctgacaagtcgaggcatggactccactagacctctgaaggtgtgctgtggtatctggcaccaggatgttagcagcagatcctttaagtcctggaagttgcgaggtggggcctccatggatcagacttctttgtccagcacatcccacagatgctcgattggattgagatctggggaactTGGAGGCCTAGTCAACAcgttgaactcgtgattcatcagaccaggccacctggtggacaggggtcagcatgggcactctgactggtctgcggctacgcagccccatacgcaacaaactgcgatgcgctgtgtgttctgacacctttctatcagaaccagcattaactttttcagcaatttgagctacagtagctcgtctgttggatcggaccacacgggccagcattcgctccccacgtgcatcaatgagccttggccgcccatgaccctgtcgccggttcactgcttttccttccttggaccacttttgataggtactgaccactgcagaccgggaacaccccacaagagctgcagttttggagatgctctgacccagtcatctagccatcacaatctggcccttgtcaaagtcgctcagatcctcacgcttgcccatttttcctgcttcaaacacatcaactttgaggacaaaatgttcacttgctgcccaaTATATCCCATCCCCTGACTGGTACAATGTTAATGAgattatcaatgttattcacttcacctgtcagtggtcataatgttaaggctgatcggtgtatacaatAATACTACTTTAtcattatttctgtgttcagaATGAAGAAAGAATCGATAGAATGGGAAAGATGCACACACAATGCAAGTCATAATTAATTacatcatttgtattatttcatggATTGGAACTGAGCAGACTGAATTGAGGTGACAGTGGAATTGAACCTGTTAAGCAATGTCAGCTTCATATAAATcaatggttttattttcttcctactATAGGACCTGAAATTCATAAGGAAATAGacctaaaactaatgcaaacaaAGTTGGAAGATGACCCACGTAACCACCGAAGACATGTCAAAAGAAGTCACTCCCAGAAATACACTGGAGGACATACAACTTGTGAAAattaaagaagaacaagaagatGAGGTGGATGTGGAAAACAGTTCAGAGAAAACTCTTTATCTTTGCACAGACTGTGGTAAGAGCTTCAGCACAATAGGTCAGCTGGAGTCTCATCAAGTGCTGCACAGCGATGAGAAGATCCCCTCAGAGACTTCTGATCGTGAGGAATCAAACTCCCAGAAAGCCACACCAGAGAAGAACAACAGGACTCGATCGCCGTTCATATGCACCGAGTGTGGCAAAAGCTTCTGTAAGTATTGGTACCTCAAAGAACACCAGCGGATCCACTCTGGGGATCCCACGCACCGCTGCACGGAGTGTGACAAGATTTTCCTCCAGGCGGGAGACCTGCGGAAACACCAACGAACTCACACGGGAGAGACGCCATACAGCTGCACCCACTGCGACAAGAGCTTCTCTCAGTCGGGGGGGCTCAGGAAACACCTGAGgactcacacaggagagacgCCTTACAGTTGCGAACAGTGCGGGAAGCGATTCAGCCAGTCGGTGCACCTGAATAAACACCTGCGCATTCACACAGGCGAGACCCCCTATCACTGCGAGGTGTGCGGGAAGAGCTTCAAAAGGGGGGACTCGTTCAAGATCCACCAGCGCGTCCACACCGGAGAGAACCCCTACCAGTGCAACGAGTGCGATAAAACGTTCAGTCACTTGGGGAGCCTGAAGTCACACCAGAGAGTTCACACCCGAGAGACTCCTTATCACTGCACCgtgtgtgggaagagtttcacaCAGTCGGGGACGCTAAAAAAGCACAAGAGAATCCACACTGGAGAAAGGCCATATACCTGCCAAGTGTGTAGTAAGGGTTTCACTCAGTTACCACACCTCAAAGCACACATGAAGGTTCACAATAAGCAGCTCTGAATGTATTACTGTAGTTAGGTTCCAGGTTTAGGCTCTTATTCAGCCTTTAATTTTGTAGAAGCGCATGAATGAATGTACCAAAGATCATTTCAAAGATAATTTTGTGAACCACCCCCCCCTAAAACAACCTGTGACTGTGTTATCATTTTGCCCAGGGATGTGGTGTTTACCAATTGAATGCAATAACTTTCCATGAATTCACTATTTTTTCAAGATTAAAATGTGTCAATTCTAAAAGTCCCAAGGTCTCGAATCCCTTTTTTTCCTACCTCTTTTTAGTTTGTCCTGGTGCATTTTGTTATATTGGTACAAAAGGGAGATGACAAAATCTGCAGGAGCCTATAGGCATTGCTGCTGTATGCTTTTAGCAGGTGGTGGTGTAGATTAAACACCCCATGCATTTGATAGTCAAACTGAAGATTGTAGGTTAAAAATTGTAATTTCTTAGTAACTAAAAAGTAAACACTTGAAAAGGTGATATGCTTCAGTTTGCATGTCTAGAAGTGATGCATGTTTacagatgtatttaaaaatgttacataCAGAAAACAAAGTGCTTTAGTCACACATACCAACTTAATCTGTTGTTTTAAAGGACTTGGGCAGTGTGAGAATCTAGTCTTCCTTTATCTGAaccgtttgtttgtttctaaaatgCACAGAAATACATAGAGGACACATCCATAGTTGTAGTTCAGGATTGTCCTCCATGCATCAGTACTGCTACAGGCAATTCTGTAGTTGTGCAACCCTGTTATTGCTTTATGCCTGTTGACATTTATTTCCAAGATCAGTTCATTTAGTTATAAAGGAAAAATGTACTGAAACCTGCAGCCATCtctcaaaacaaatgaaatacaaGACTTCAGGGGGAAACAATTCCACAGTACACGGATGCACTGTAGTCATCCACCATGAGGCGTTTTTTTTATTCCGacaattaaaagaaaactgctgatttaaaaacaatCGATTTTTTCAAATGAGAGGACCCACAAGGCATACACATTTAAGAGCACATTAGCTCCATAACAGAGGAGAGCCACCGAGTTGTGATTGAATGTGCATTAGTCGGCCATTCCTCTGTTCACAGAGCCGCTCCAGAAAACCTTGTACCATTTGGAGAACAATAAACATGACTTTAACAATGATAATCGGCTTACTGTTGTAAAGTCATTAAGTTAATATCTGTATATACTCTAGAAaaccaaaagtatgtggacagctcctcacaatgtatttaatgagGTGTAGGCCCACTCTCTGCTTTAATGACTGCTACAGTCCACTTCCCAGAGACAAAACCGTGCCCTTCAGCCCACAGCCCCATTCCTGCTGCAGCAAAAAGAGTGTGTTCTcgatttgatgttgtttttcatcccaGAGGTTAATTACTAGATTGAGGTCAGGACTGTGTGCAGGGAATCCACTGTTTTTAGAACCATTATCCTCGAGCCACTGTGAGatacttttttttcctgtttttatgtAACAGTGTCATTCTGTTTGATGTCTGAGTCCTCACCATTACATTTGTGCACAGCTTTCAGTTGTCAACCATATCACATTGAATACCAGTGGTCATTGTGCCCTTCACAAAATCCATTCTCTGGTCTGCCCACAACCATCAATTCAATCAATTATCAGCTGTGGGAAGCTCACCCCATTACTCGTGCTAACAGTGATAGTGGAATACCAAACAGCCTATGAGGTACCTGGGTATAACTGTTGAGTAAGAAAGCTATTACAGAATATCGGTACtgtgtaggcctatatataatacaccgtaaaaatatgcatttaaaaaataaaaaaaatggtttaGGCACATATTATAAGGTATTTATAAGGATTTCTCCAAGAAAAGAAGCACAggagcttttttgttttggtatgcATGAtcgtatgtatttattggaagATGTGTCGGATCAGTCACTGGAGATGCATCATGTTTTACAGAAGGGGACTTCAGAACTTGGAAGAGAATTTGGCCGAGTACAGTTTAAAGGAGACAGGAATGTGGATCTTCTTGCAGTCTACTACTTAAACTAGTGATCATCGGGTGTTAGTTATCATTGTTTAAATTTTAACATGCAAGAATATTCAGATTTATTTGCACATTATCTTAGTACTCACATGGTATTCAGCAACAGCTAAATCTAGCCTACTAGAGGAAATAAACCAACACATAACCATGCAGACATTTAGCAATAAAGTTATAAAGGTAACCTTACTGAAATGAAAGCAGGTTTCACTGGAATTAATGGGCTCTGCATTTAACTCTCTTTCTTCAACTTGACAATACACTTGGCTACCAAatggaaaaagtcaaaatatgcaTTAATTTCTTCTACAATTCCATGTCTTATTTTATATTccactgtttattttaattttatttttgtggcaAAACTGAATACttgaaatacaaattgaaaaccTATCAATACATATAAAGTGAAGTATTCATCTTTTACATTTTTCC
The genomic region above belongs to Amia ocellicauda isolate fAmiCal2 chromosome 4, fAmiCal2.hap1, whole genome shotgun sequence and contains:
- the LOC136748829 gene encoding zinc finger protein 271; this translates as MMASGSSDGMSNTNGTLYRISAEDIQVVKIKEEQDEVDVENSSEKTLYLCTDCGKSFSTIGQLESHQVLHSDEKIPSETSDREESNSQKATPEKNNRTRSPFICTECGKSFCKEWYLKEHQRIHSGDPTHRCTECDKIFLQAGDLRKHQRTHTGETPYSCTHCDKSFSQSGGLKKHLRTHTGETPYGCEQCGKRFSQSEHLKKHLRIHTGETPYHCEVCGKSFRTGDAYKIHQRVHTGENPYQCNECHKKFRHLGRLKSHQKVHTRETPYHCTVCGKSFTLSETLKIHMRIHTGERPYTCQECSKAFTQLAHLKSHLKVHNKKKQSWKMTHVTTEDMSKEVTPRNTLEDIQLVKIKEEQEDEVDVENSSEKTLYLCTDCGKSFSTIGQLESHQVLHSDEKIPSETSDREESNSQKATPEKNNRTRSPFICTECGKSFCKYWYLKEHQRIHSGDPTHRCTECDKIFLQAGDLRKHQRTHTGETPYSCTHCDKSFSQSGGLRKHLRTHTGETPYSCEQCGKRFSQSVHLNKHLRIHTGETPYHCEVCGKSFKRGDSFKIHQRVHTGENPYQCNECDKTFSHLGSLKSHQRVHTRETPYHCTVCGKSFTQSGTLKKHKRIHTGERPYTCQVCSKGFTQLPHLKAHMKVHNKQL